One window from the genome of Crassostrea angulata isolate pt1a10 chromosome 2, ASM2561291v2, whole genome shotgun sequence encodes:
- the LOC128173487 gene encoding golgin subfamily A member 6-like protein 2, translating to MAEEKKIKEEPKEEEMVQIEPDRQFLGFSFAGKKEKEEEKPDFLLKPPRNDGGETYLDILKREKQEDKEFYKMIVIQEKRRLAKNPHLVTGTFGPGTGTKSLYDKIQDLLKDYYYPENEFNRLKLDVILAEKMKEEAEAELQQKIDVETELQITKEELQKVIKENQKATKKIQDLKEEVAEQEKEIEEQEKENDEQDKEIDKLEEEVENLQEKIHKLEKAPPLFFSEEEYKKLKTFNWVIENELERAEMKKAELEEKLTEKENELQELKDNLQENREIMKRMECEMETWIDFDYVQKSKELEKKLAEKEKELQQKDDIITRMEANLFTYMDSNAKQFKDKETVLDKKMTEKEKELQEYKEHVKEMENINQKMKDEVQATPLYDTSEAATFIREIQRKADEQIQKAKEKLALMEAEVDALKLDNKENVKIFAEILDQILPHIKDMTETFNEADEWVKAAATGEAREAWSIYVEPKIATEEKFKSLKELFTEHCKKFCFVRNGRTHNISGEIQLKKPLNIKELNKLLGPNIYLNGGPKEQATEKWSMAAKFNENDYFSIYFTDQTLKGVDKIECDIRK from the coding sequence ATGGCAGaggaaaagaaaatcaaagaagaGCCAAAAGAAGAAGAAATGGTTCAGATTGAACCAGACAGGCAGTTTTTGGGATTCTCATTCGccgggaaaaaagaaaaagaagaagaaaaaccaGATTTTCTTCTAAAGCCTCCCAGAAATGATGGCGGAGAAACTTACTTAGACATACTGAAAAGGGAAAAGCAGGAAGACAAGGAATTCTACAAAATGATCGTCATCCAGGAAAAAAGAAGACTGGCTAAAAACCCTCACTTAGTGACAGGAACCTTTGGACCCGGAACAGGCACAAAATCCCTCTACGACAAAATACAAGACCTGCTCAAGGATTACTATTACCCAGAAAACGAGTTCAACAGGCTGAAATTGGACGTCATTCTAGCAGAAAAAATGAAGGAAGAGGCTGAAGCAGAACTACAACAGAAAATAGACGTGGAAACGGAACTGCAGATCACCAAAGAAGAACTACAAAAggtcatcaaagaaaatcaaaaagcCACTAAGAAAATTCAGGATTTGAAAGAAGAAGTCGCAGagcaagaaaaagaaattgaagaacaagaaaaagaaaatgacgaACAGGATAAAGAAATAGACAAACTGGAAGAAGAAGTCGAAAACCTGCAAGAAAAAATCCACAAACTAGAAAAAGCTCCTCCCCTATTCTTCTCCGAGGAAGAGTACAAAAAACTAAAAACCTTCAATTGGGTAATAGAAAACGAACTAGAGAGAGCAGAAATGAAAAAAGCTGAACTGGAAGAAAAACTGACCGAAAAAGAAAACGAACTGCAGGAATTGAAGGACAATCTCCAAgaaaacagagaaataatgaaACGCATGGAATGCGAAATGGAAACTTGGATCGACTTCGATTACGTACAAAAATCCAAGGAATTGGAAAAAAAACtggctgaaaaagaaaaagaactcCAACAAAAGGATGACATCATAACTCGCATGGAAGCCAATTTGTTCACTTATATGGACAGCAATGCTaaacaattcaaagataaaGAAACAGTCCTGGAtaaaaaaatgacagaaaaagaaaaagagctCCAAGAATACAAAGAACATGTCaaagaaatggaaaatatcaacCAGAAAATGAAAGATGAAGTACAAGCCACTCCCTTATACGATACCTCAGAAGCCGCAACTTTCATCCGAGAAATTCAACGGAAAGCTGATGAACAAATCCAAAAAGCTAAAGAAAAATTGGCCCTCATGGAAGCAGAAGTCGACGCACTCAAGTTGGACAACAAAGAAAACGTCAAAATATTCGCAGAAATACTGGACCAAATCCTCCCCCACATCAAGGATATGACAGAAACTTTCAACGAAGCCGACGAATGGGTGAAAGCAGCAGCCACAGGAGAAGCAAGAGAAGCATGGAGCATCTATGTCGAACCCAAAATCGCCACggaagaaaaattcaaaagtcTCAAGGAACTCTTCACCGAACATTGCAAAAAATTCTGCTTCGTCAGAAACGGAAGAACCCACAATATCAGCGGGGAAATTCAGCTGAAAAAACCACTCAACATCAAAGAACTCAACAAACTCCTGGGACCAAACATCTATCTGAACGGAGGACCGAAGGAACAAGCCACTGAAAAATGGTCCATGGCCGCGAAGTTCAACGAAAATGATTATTTCTCGATCTATTTCACGGATCAAACCCTCAAAGGCGTTGACAAAATCGAgtgtgatatcagaaaatga
- the LOC128171977 gene encoding uncharacterized protein F54H12.2-like: MCGMDNLELFQVPPTNIALEESKWMEYYPISSTLDSDTAPIEFDIQGQGDEYIDLSQTYLQIVCKFTKAGGGNLTGLDGISTPVNNIIHSLFSEIDLTLNGKIVTPGTDTYPYKAYLEKLLSYRPETLESQMFACSLWEKDTAGKMDDVDIANAALGKTEYTAVSDKITITAANMALSYPAGSENDGLRKRHNVINDGKKITLIDRLYLDLFQQDKFIPNGVDIRLRFNRTKSDFYMMTKAGSTGKIKLLNVLLWVRKVRPTAAVLNTVNERLNVETAKYPLRRVDVKTFTIPTGTQSKISDHLFQGQMPKRIVLGLVANDAFNGTSNKNPFNFKNAKVKRLDVTINGETISTRPYEPDFANDLYLRSYLSLYQGLGKFGADWAPGISFDEYKDGYTLWCIDFTKDQEAQLDKFHLIETGNLRIEIQFAENTTETLNCLVYAEFDNVLEINKQREVSTDY; this comes from the coding sequence ATGTGTGGGATGGACAATTTAGAATTGTTCCAGGTTCCCCCCACCAACATTGCCTTGGAAGAATCGAAATGGATGGAATATTATCCCATTTCCAGTACCCTCGATTCCGATACAGCTCCCATTGAATTCGATATTCAGGGACAGGGAGACGAATACATAGATCTCTCACAgacttatttacaaatagttTGTAAATTCACGAAAGCCGGTGGCGGTAATTTAACGGGATTAGATGGAATATCCACTCCCGTGAATAACATCATACATTCTTTGTTCTCAGAAATCGATCTCACTCTAAATGGTAAAATCGTTACCCCAGGAACAGATACCTATCCTTACAAAGCCTATTTAGAGAAATTACTTTCTTACAGACCCGAAACCTTAGAATCTCAAATGTTTGCTTGCAGTCTGTGGGAAAAAGACACGGCAGGAAAAATGGATGATGTAGATATAGCGAATGCAGCTCTAGGTAAAACTGAATATACTGCCGTTAGTGACAAAATCACCATAACTGCTGCAAATATGGCACTGAGCTATCCAGCCGGTTCTGAAAACGACGGGTTGAGAAAGCGCCACAATGTCATCAACGACGgcaaaaaaattactttaatcGATCGTCTGTATCTAGATCTCTTTCAACAGGACAAATTCATTCCCAACGGAGTAGATATTCGTTTGAGATTTAACCGAACAAAGTCTGATTTTTACATGATGACTAAGGCAGGGAGTAcaggaaaaataaaacttctgAACGTGTTACTGTGGGTCAGAAAAGTCAGACCTACTGCAGCCGTGTTGAATACTGTCAACGAGAGGTTGAACGTAGAAACGGCCAAGTATCCCCTAAGACGGGTAGACGTTAAAACGTTCACCATTCCTACAGGAACCCAATCCAAAATCAGCGATCATCTGTTTCAAGGGCAAATGCCAAAACGAATCGTTTTGGGTCTGGTAGCTAATGACGCTTTCAATGGCACATCCAACAAAAATCCGTTCAATTTCAAAAACGCCAAAGTCAAAAGATTAGATGTCACCATCAACGGAGAAACCATCAGTACCCGACCCTATGAGCCGGATTTCGCGAACGACTTGTATCTCAGATCTTACTTGAGTCTGTATCAAGGTCTGGGAAAATTCGGTGCCGATTGGGCCCCAGGAATTAGTTTCGACGAGTATAAAGACGGCTACACCTTGTGGTGTATAGATTTCACCAAAGATCAGGAGGCACAGCTAGACAAGTTTCATCTGATTGAAACAGGAAATTTGAGAATCGAAATTCAATTTGCAGAAAACACGACAGAAACTCTGAATTGTTTAGTCTACGCTGAATTTGATAACGTACTAGAAATCAACAAACAAAGAGAAGTCAGCACTGATTATTAA